From a region of the Campylobacter sp. genome:
- a CDS encoding transporter substrate-binding domain-containing protein, whose protein sequence is MKLLFIAVLFCAALFADSLDQIRQNGVIRIGVRDAHPPLCESNGGKFEGFEIDLANAIAKEIFGKKEGKIEFIPLSVNDRIPFLEANKLDLVIGLFSITNERKRKIDFSLPYLSVNLGVLTRKADAFTDIAQLHDKKIVFEGDATVAERFFKNKGFKNLGHCASAKECYEMIRNGDADGYINDNLIVLAYSVIDDILEVPFKNLGPSDFIGIGVQKDNKELLDFVNAELIKLSKEGFFKKAYEQSFDPFYRGTVDKKYFLLDGIYNIL, encoded by the coding sequence ATGAAACTACTTTTTATAGCGGTTCTATTTTGTGCGGCGCTTTTTGCCGATAGCCTAGATCAAATTAGACAAAACGGCGTCATTCGCATCGGAGTGCGCGACGCCCATCCACCGCTTTGCGAGTCTAATGGCGGCAAATTTGAAGGATTTGAAATCGATCTTGCAAACGCTATTGCTAAAGAAATTTTCGGCAAAAAAGAGGGCAAAATCGAGTTCATCCCACTAAGCGTAAATGATAGAATTCCATTTTTAGAGGCAAATAAGCTTGATTTGGTGATCGGTCTATTTAGCATCACAAACGAACGAAAAAGAAAGATCGATTTCTCCCTCCCCTACCTCTCCGTAAATTTGGGCGTATTAACGCGCAAAGCCGACGCTTTTACCGATATCGCGCAGCTTCATGATAAAAAGATCGTATTCGAAGGCGACGCGACAGTAGCAGAGAGATTTTTCAAAAACAAAGGATTTAAAAATTTAGGCCATTGCGCTTCGGCTAAGGAATGCTACGAAATGATTCGAAATGGCGATGCGGACGGCTATATAAATGATAATCTCATCGTGCTTGCATATTCCGTCATCGACGATATATTGGAAGTGCCGTTTAAAAATTTAGGGCCGAGCGATTTTATAGGCATCGGCGTGCAAAAAGATAATAAAGAACTGCTTGATTTCGTCAATGCAGAGCTCATTAAGCTGAGCAAAGAGGGCTTTTTCAAAAAGGCCTACGAGCAGAGCTTTGATCCATTCTATCGCGGTACGGTGGATAAGAAATATTTTCTGCTAGATGGAATTTATAATATACTCTAA
- a CDS encoding transporter substrate-binding domain-containing protein — MKLLFCIIFTLCSNVFAGSLEQIRSAGVVKIGVRDGRPPFSDEKSGNFEGFEINLADAIAKSIFGDKRGRVEFVPLNASDRISALQNDKVDLAVATITITQDRKRQIDFSYPYFSMSLGVLTRKSDGIKSIDDLSNKKVLVEGSGTTAENFLYKNKIHNLIHCSITTECYDMLKQGKADAYVNDNLIVLAYSIIDDNLEVAIQNLGNPEFLGIGVRKGNTELLDLINKELVTLSKQGFFERSYDETFKPFYQGAADKKYFLLDGLYAIF, encoded by the coding sequence ATGAAGCTACTTTTTTGCATTATTTTTACGCTTTGCAGCAATGTTTTTGCGGGCAGTTTGGAGCAGATCAGATCTGCCGGAGTCGTTAAAATCGGTGTTCGTGATGGTAGGCCACCTTTTAGTGATGAAAAAAGTGGTAATTTCGAAGGCTTTGAAATCAACCTTGCAGATGCTATAGCTAAGAGCATATTCGGTGATAAGCGCGGTAGAGTCGAGTTCGTCCCTTTAAACGCCAGCGATAGGATCTCTGCATTACAAAACGATAAGGTAGATCTTGCAGTCGCGACCATCACGATAACGCAAGATAGAAAAAGGCAAATCGACTTTTCTTATCCATATTTCTCGATGAGCTTGGGAGTTTTGACGCGTAAAAGCGATGGCATCAAAAGTATAGACGATCTTTCAAACAAAAAGGTCCTAGTAGAGGGTAGCGGGACTACAGCAGAAAATTTTTTGTATAAAAATAAAATCCACAATCTAATCCATTGCTCCATTACTACCGAATGCTACGATATGCTTAAACAAGGCAAAGCCGATGCTTACGTTAACGATAATCTCATTGTACTAGCTTATTCCATTATCGACGACAACTTAGAAGTAGCAATCCAAAATCTAGGTAATCCGGAATTCTTAGGCATCGGGGTGCGCAAAGGCAATACCGAATTGCTTGATCTGATAAATAAAGAGCTTGTTACACTTAGCAAGCAGGGCTTTTTCGAACGTTCTTACGATGAAACTTTCAAGCCATTTTATCAAGGCGCTGCAGATAAAAAATATTTCTTACTAGATGGGCTCTATGCTATATTTTAG